One region of Etheostoma cragini isolate CJK2018 chromosome 16, CSU_Ecrag_1.0, whole genome shotgun sequence genomic DNA includes:
- the anxa3b gene encoding annexin A3b, with protein MSGWDDLELLLDTPSSLTVTSSARGTVKDKANFKVEEDVSALRKAIEGMGTTEKTLIEVLTQRSNAQRQLIAKAYEKATGRTLVADLEGDTHGDFEDLLVALVTPPAVYDCHEVIKAIKGAGTTESTLTEIFASRSNRQMQALSEAYLAETGRSMIHDLQSEVSGEYGKALLILAEGKRDESTNVDIAKAKADAKALYEAGEKKWGTDEGKFIDILCHRSIPQLRQTLVEYKNISKKTLQESIESEMSGNLEKLLVAVVKCVKTTPAYLAERLFKSMKGAGTTESTLTRILVSRSEVDLLDIRAEYKKLFGCSLYSQLESEVSGYYGDALKRLSGQDD; from the exons ATGTCTGGTTGG GATGACTTGGAGCTGCTCTTAGACACCCCCTCCTCACTGACCGTGACA TCCAGTGCAAGAGGAACTGTGAAGGACAAGGCAAACTTCAAAGTGGAAGAAGATGTGTCTGCATTAAGGAAGGCCATAGAAGGCATGG GTACCACAGAAAAGACACTAATTGAGGTGTTGACCCAAAGAAGTAATGCTCAGCGCCAGCTTATCGCTAAAGCCTATGAGAAAGCCACAGGAAGG ACATTAGTAGCTGACCTGGAGGGCGACACCCACGGAGACTTTGAGGACTTGTTAGTAGCCTTGGTAACACCCCCGGCTGTCTACGACTGCCATGAAGTCATCAAAGCCATCAAG GGAGCAGGAACCACCGAGAGTACGTTGACAGAAATCTTTGCCTCGAGATCCAACAGACAGATGCAAGCCTTGTCTGAAGCATACCTTGCAG AAACTGGAAGATCGATGATTCATGATCTGCAGTCGGAGGTATCTGGAGAATACGGCAAAGCTCTGCTCATCTTGGCTGAG GGGAAGAGAGACGAGAGCACCAACGTGGACATTGCCAAAGCTAAAGCCGATGCTAAG GCCCTGTATGAAGCTGGGGAGAAGAAGTGGGGAACAGATGAGGGAAAGTTTATCGACATCTTGTGCCACAGGAGTATTCCCCAGCTTCGACAGA CTCTGGTAGAGTACAAGAATATTAGTAAGAAGACTTTGCAGGAGAGCATTGAGAGTGAGATGTCTGGTAACCTGGAGAAGCTACTTGTGGCTGTTG TTAAGTGTGTGAAGACCACTCCAGCATACCTGGCTGAGAGGCTTTTCAAAAGCATGAAG GGCGCGGGGACCACAGAGTCCACTCTGACCAGGATACTAGTCAGTCGCTCAGAGGTGGATCTGCTGGACATCAGAGCAGAGTATAAGAAGCTGTTTGGATGTTCCCTCTACTCCCAGTTAGAG TCTGAAGTGTCTGGTTATTATGGCGACGCCCTAAAACGTCTAAGTGGCCAAGACGACTAA